The following coding sequences lie in one Pseudomonas sp. B33.4 genomic window:
- a CDS encoding multidrug transporter, giving the protein MFIGILLVITWLILLLRYPAKALPVSVAAAIGLGFVAMWVVWLDNREIKQLARLEMRISYAPQQCPADRPLQLKMKNGNNVPLTELRWRIAAYAPGDTVNLADNQYTAPRYRGPGELQAGGEWEDCLPLPPLRPGYRPQTLEFRAERLQGSFSD; this is encoded by the coding sequence ATGTTCATCGGCATTTTGCTGGTCATCACCTGGCTGATCCTGCTGTTGCGCTACCCGGCCAAAGCCTTGCCGGTTTCAGTGGCGGCGGCGATTGGCCTGGGTTTCGTGGCCATGTGGGTGGTGTGGCTGGACAACCGCGAGATCAAGCAACTGGCGCGCCTTGAAATGCGCATCAGCTATGCCCCGCAGCAATGCCCGGCAGATCGTCCGCTGCAATTGAAGATGAAAAACGGCAATAACGTGCCCCTGACCGAACTGCGCTGGCGCATTGCAGCCTATGCGCCCGGTGACACGGTGAATCTGGCCGACAACCAGTACACCGCCCCGCGCTATCGCGGCCCCGGCGAATTGCAGGCCGGCGGTGAATGGGAAGACTGCCTGCCCCTGCCACCGCTGCGCCCCGGTTATCGCCCGCAAACCCTGGAGTTTCGCGCCGAGCGATTGCAGGGTAGTTTCTCCGACTGA
- a CDS encoding mannose-1-phosphate guanylyltransferase/mannose-6-phosphate isomerase, whose protein sequence is MIPVILSGGSGSRLWPLSRKQFPKQFLALTGEHTLFQQTLERLVFEGMDTPIVVCNKDHRFIVNEQLSNRNLECQRILMEPFGRNTAPAVALTAMMLVNEGRDELMLVLPADHVLEDQKALQRALALATVAAENGEMVLFGVPATKPETGYGYIKSTGDSLLPEGVSRVSHFVEKPDVKRATEYVESGGYYWNSGMFLFRASRFLEELKKHDPDIYDTCLLTLERSQQDADTITFDEATFACCPDNSIDYSVMEKTQRACVVPLTAGWSDVGCWSSLWEVNEKDANGNVTKGDVVIQDSKNCMIHGNGKLVSVIGLENIVVVETKDAMMIAHKDKVQGVKQMVNTLNEQGRSETQNHCEVYRPWGSYDSVDMGGRFQVKHISVKPGACLSLQMHHHRAEHWIVVSGTAEVTCDENVFLLCENQSTYIPIASVHRLRNPGKIPLEIIEVQSGSYLGEDDIERFEDIYGRSTPIERGVSVKTIAQ, encoded by the coding sequence ATGATTCCGGTGATCTTGTCAGGTGGTAGCGGTTCACGTCTTTGGCCGCTTTCGCGTAAGCAGTTCCCTAAGCAATTCCTCGCCCTGACCGGCGAACACACGCTGTTCCAGCAGACCCTCGAACGCCTGGTGTTCGAAGGCATGGACACCCCGATCGTGGTCTGCAACAAGGATCACCGCTTCATCGTCAACGAGCAGTTGAGCAACCGCAATCTGGAGTGCCAGCGCATCCTGATGGAACCGTTCGGCCGCAACACTGCGCCGGCCGTGGCGCTGACTGCGATGATGCTGGTTAATGAAGGCCGTGACGAACTGATGCTGGTGCTGCCGGCCGATCACGTGCTGGAAGACCAGAAAGCCCTGCAACGCGCTCTGGCCCTGGCCACCGTCGCCGCCGAAAATGGCGAAATGGTCCTGTTCGGCGTGCCGGCAACCAAACCGGAGACCGGTTACGGCTACATCAAATCCACCGGCGATTCGCTGCTGCCCGAAGGCGTCAGCCGGGTCTCGCACTTCGTCGAGAAACCAGACGTCAAACGTGCCACCGAGTACGTCGAATCCGGCGGCTACTACTGGAACAGCGGCATGTTCCTGTTCCGCGCCAGCCGCTTCCTCGAAGAACTGAAAAAGCACGATCCGGACATCTACGACACCTGCCTGCTGACCCTCGAACGCAGCCAGCAAGACGCCGACACCATCACCTTCGACGAAGCCACCTTCGCCTGCTGCCCGGACAACTCCATCGATTACTCCGTCATGGAAAAAACCCAGCGCGCCTGCGTCGTGCCGCTGACCGCTGGCTGGAGCGATGTCGGCTGCTGGTCGTCGCTGTGGGAAGTCAACGAGAAGGACGCCAACGGCAACGTCACCAAGGGCGATGTGGTGATTCAGGACAGCAAGAACTGCATGATCCACGGCAACGGCAAACTGGTGTCGGTGATCGGTCTGGAAAACATTGTCGTGGTCGAAACCAAAGACGCCATGATGATCGCCCACAAAGACAAGGTTCAGGGCGTCAAGCAGATGGTCAACACGCTCAATGAGCAGGGCCGCAGCGAAACCCAGAACCACTGCGAAGTCTATCGTCCGTGGGGTTCGTACGACTCGGTGGACATGGGCGGGCGTTTCCAGGTCAAGCACATCTCGGTGAAACCGGGCGCGTGCCTGTCGTTGCAGATGCACCACCACCGCGCCGAGCACTGGATCGTGGTCAGCGGCACCGCCGAAGTGACCTGCGATGAAAACGTGTTCCTGCTCTGCGAAAACCAGTCGACCTATATCCCGATCGCCTCGGTGCATCGCCTGCGCAACCCGGGCAAGATCCCGCTGGAAATCATCGAAGTCCAGTCGGGTTCGTACCTGGGTGAAGACGATATCGAACGCTTCGAAGATATCTACGGCCGTTCCACCCCGATCGAACGCGGCGTGTCGGTGAAGACCATCGCGCAGTAA
- a CDS encoding alginate O-acetyltransferase AlgF: protein MTFTTTPRRLAKSFALVAGLSVLSVPAFAGGDAALYGPTAPKGSSFVRVYNASNAEVSATVGSTNLSDVAPLASSDFSFMPGGDYSAKVGSQTLPVKLAGDHYYTLVNNASGAPQLIEEPPFKNKQKSLVRVQNLSDKPLTLKTADGKTDVVPNVAAKGRGEREINPVKVSLALYEGDKKVGDVKPVALERGEAAVLYVTGSGSSLSPVWVKRPVSTR from the coding sequence ATGACTTTCACTACTACTCCTCGTCGTCTCGCTAAAAGCTTCGCTCTGGTTGCTGGCCTCAGCGTGCTTTCCGTGCCTGCCTTTGCCGGTGGCGATGCTGCCCTGTACGGCCCGACCGCACCGAAAGGCTCGTCCTTCGTGCGTGTCTACAACGCCAGCAACGCTGAAGTCAGCGCCACTGTCGGCAGCACCAACCTGAGCGACGTTGCGCCACTGGCCAGCAGCGACTTCAGCTTCATGCCGGGCGGTGATTACAGCGCCAAGGTCGGCAGCCAGACCCTGCCGGTGAAACTCGCCGGTGACCACTACTACACCCTGGTCAACAACGCTTCCGGCGCGCCGCAACTGATCGAAGAGCCGCCGTTCAAGAACAAACAGAAATCGTTGGTGCGTGTGCAGAACCTCAGCGACAAGCCGCTGACCCTGAAGACCGCCGACGGCAAGACCGACGTGGTGCCGAACGTGGCCGCCAAGGGCCGTGGCGAACGTGAAATCAACCCGGTGAAAGTCAGCCTGGCGCTGTACGAAGGTGACAAAAAAGTCGGCGACGTGAAGCCGGTCGCCCTGGAGCGTGGTGAAGCCGCAGTGCTGTACGTCACCGGTTCGGGCAGCAGCCTGTCGCCAGTCTGGGTGAAACGCCCGGTATCGACTCGCTAA
- a CDS encoding alginate O-acetyltransferase, producing the protein MTRSLRIFYIALFLVTLLVLGLWSVRSFFGFSTNADATVLNGRWTKAVETHYDDEFPIKRLGTNLWAALDFKLFNEGRPGVVLGRDQWLYSDEEFNPIVNEELNLQGNYALVEGVRQTLKEKGVKLVMAIVPAKVRLYPEHLGEVKPASIHENLYQDFHQRVAADKILAPDLLKPFQQAKQNGQQVFLRTDTHWTPEGAEIAANTLAKTIADKFPLSGEPQRFVTTPAEKVTHKGDLRLFLPLDPLFENLMPAQEPLQKRNTVAAGDQPAGDDALFASNEVPVALVGTSYSANPNWNFVGALKQALHSDVVSYAEDGHGPILPMLSYLKSDDFKNSPPQVLIWEFPERYLPVNNEIGDADPQWVAELKQAGARQQNVAINTKSETPDRAQN; encoded by the coding sequence ATGACCCGCTCATTACGCATCTTCTACATCGCCCTGTTCCTGGTGACGTTGTTGGTCCTCGGTCTGTGGTCGGTTCGCAGCTTCTTCGGCTTCAGCACCAACGCCGATGCGACAGTGCTCAACGGCCGCTGGACCAAGGCTGTGGAAACGCACTACGACGATGAATTCCCGATCAAGCGTCTGGGCACCAATCTCTGGGCCGCGCTGGATTTCAAACTGTTCAACGAAGGTCGTCCGGGCGTGGTGCTCGGTCGCGATCAGTGGTTGTACAGCGATGAAGAATTCAACCCGATCGTCAACGAAGAGCTGAACCTGCAAGGCAACTACGCGCTGGTCGAAGGCGTACGCCAGACCTTGAAAGAGAAAGGCGTGAAACTGGTGATGGCGATCGTGCCGGCCAAGGTTCGTCTGTACCCGGAGCATCTGGGTGAAGTGAAACCGGCGAGCATTCACGAAAACCTTTATCAGGATTTCCACCAGCGCGTGGCGGCCGACAAGATCCTCGCCCCTGACCTGCTCAAGCCTTTCCAACAGGCCAAGCAGAACGGTCAGCAAGTGTTCCTGCGCACCGACACCCACTGGACGCCGGAAGGCGCCGAGATCGCCGCGAACACCCTGGCGAAAACCATCGCCGACAAGTTCCCGCTCAGCGGCGAGCCGCAGCGCTTCGTCACCACGCCAGCCGAGAAGGTCACGCACAAGGGCGATCTGCGTCTGTTCCTGCCGCTCGATCCGCTGTTTGAAAACCTGATGCCGGCGCAAGAGCCGCTGCAAAAGCGCAACACCGTCGCGGCTGGCGATCAGCCTGCCGGTGACGACGCGCTGTTCGCCAGCAATGAAGTGCCGGTGGCACTGGTCGGCACCAGCTACAGCGCCAACCCCAACTGGAACTTCGTCGGCGCGCTGAAACAAGCGCTGCACAGCGACGTGGTGAGCTACGCCGAAGACGGCCACGGCCCGATCCTGCCGATGCTCAGCTACCTGAAAAGCGATGACTTCAAGAACAGCCCGCCACAGGTGCTGATCTGGGAGTTCCCTGAACGATATCTGCCTGTGAACAACGAAATCGGTGACGCCGACCCGCAGTGGGTCGCAGAGCTTAAACAAGCCGGCGCGCGCCAACAAAACGTAGCAATCAACACTAAATCCGAGACGCCCGATCGGGCGCAAAACTGA
- a CDS encoding MBOAT family protein, with amino-acid sequence MVFSSNVFLFLFLPIFLGLYYLSGQRYRNLLLLIASYVFYAWWRVDFLALFAAVTLWNYWIGLKVGAAGVRTKPAQRWLLLGVAVDLCILGYFKYANFGVDSINAMMTSVGLEPFILTHVLLPIGISFYIFESISYIIDVYRGDTPATRNLIDFAAFVAIFPHLIAGPVLRFRDLADQFNNRTHTLDKFSEGCTRFMQGFIKKVFIADTLAVVADHCFALQNPTTGDAWLGALAYTAQLYFDFSGYSDMAIGLGLMMGFRFMENFKQPYISQSITEFWRRWHISLSTWLRDYLYITLGGNRKGTLMTYRNLFLTMLLGGLWHGANITYIVWGAWHGMWLAIEKALGLNTSPRSLNPIRWALTFLLVVMGWVIFRAENLHVAGRMYGAMFSFGDWSLSELNQASLTGLQVATLVVAYVTLAFFGLRDLYTNQPPAKSKPEVNVEANGPATATPGMIKAAPGENPASIHEPGYAVGVEAQVQPAYWTADWSRYVMRGLILLLFIASILKLSAQSFSPFLYFQF; translated from the coding sequence ATGGTATTTTCATCCAACGTGTTCCTGTTTCTGTTCTTGCCGATCTTTCTCGGCTTGTACTACTTGAGCGGGCAACGCTATCGCAATTTGCTGCTGCTGATCGCCAGCTACGTGTTCTATGCCTGGTGGCGTGTGGACTTCCTCGCGCTGTTCGCCGCCGTCACGCTGTGGAACTACTGGATCGGCCTCAAAGTCGGTGCCGCCGGTGTGCGGACCAAACCGGCGCAGCGCTGGCTGTTGCTTGGTGTCGCAGTCGACCTGTGCATCCTCGGCTACTTCAAGTACGCCAACTTCGGTGTCGACAGCATCAACGCGATGATGACCTCGGTGGGTCTTGAGCCGTTCATCCTCACCCACGTGCTGCTGCCGATCGGTATCTCGTTCTACATCTTCGAATCGATCAGCTACATCATCGACGTGTATCGCGGCGACACCCCGGCCACGCGCAACCTGATCGACTTCGCGGCGTTCGTGGCGATCTTCCCGCACTTGATTGCCGGCCCGGTCCTGCGTTTTCGCGACCTCGCCGACCAGTTCAACAACCGCACGCACACCCTCGACAAGTTCTCCGAGGGCTGCACGCGGTTCATGCAGGGTTTCATCAAAAAAGTCTTCATCGCCGACACCCTCGCGGTGGTCGCCGACCATTGCTTCGCCCTGCAAAACCCGACCACCGGTGACGCGTGGCTTGGCGCGCTGGCCTACACCGCGCAGCTGTATTTCGACTTCTCCGGTTACAGCGACATGGCCATCGGTCTGGGCTTGATGATGGGTTTCCGTTTTATGGAAAACTTCAAACAGCCGTACATCAGCCAGTCGATCACCGAGTTCTGGCGCCGCTGGCACATCAGCCTGTCGACCTGGCTGCGTGACTATCTGTACATCACCCTCGGCGGTAACCGTAAAGGCACGCTGATGACCTATCGCAACCTGTTCCTGACCATGCTCCTCGGTGGTCTGTGGCACGGCGCGAACATCACCTACATCGTCTGGGGCGCATGGCACGGCATGTGGCTGGCGATTGAAAAAGCGCTGGGCCTGAACACCTCGCCACGCAGCCTCAACCCGATCCGCTGGGCGCTGACCTTCCTGCTCGTGGTAATGGGCTGGGTGATCTTCCGCGCCGAAAACCTGCATGTCGCCGGCCGTATGTACGGCGCGATGTTCAGCTTCGGCGACTGGTCGCTGTCGGAACTCAATCAGGCCAGCCTCACCGGTCTGCAAGTGGCAACCCTCGTAGTGGCGTACGTGACGCTGGCGTTCTTCGGCCTGCGTGATCTGTACACCAATCAGCCGCCGGCCAAGAGCAAACCTGAAGTCAACGTCGAGGCCAACGGCCCTGCCACCGCGACTCCGGGAATGATCAAGGCAGCCCCTGGCGAAAACCCGGCGAGCATCCACGAGCCTGGCTACGCCGTCGGCGTCGAAGCCCAGGTGCAACCGGCTTACTGGACGGCGGACTGGTCCCGTTACGTGATGCGCGGCCTGATCCTGCTGCTGTTCATCGCCTCGATTCTCAAACTTTCGGCGCAAAGCTTCTCGCCGTTCCTTTACTTCCAGTTCTGA
- a CDS encoding mannuronate-specific alginate lyase — protein MRNPKLKNLLAPTLLSLAMFAGATQAAAPLRPPQGYFAPVDKFKTGDNSEGCDAMPAPYTGPLQFRSKYEGSDKARSTLNVQSEKAFRDTTKDITTLERGTAKRVMQFMRDGRPEQLDCTLNWLTAWAKANALMSKDFNHTGKSMRKWALGSMASSYIRLKFSDSHPLAQHQQEAQLIEAWFSKMADQVVSDWDNLPLEKTNNHSYWAAWSVMATSVATNRRDLFDWAVKEYKVGVNQVDADGFLPNELKRQQRALAYHNYALPPLAMIASFAQVNGVDLRQENNGALKRLGDRVLSGVKDPDEFEKKNGKEQDMTDLKEDMKFAWLEPFCTLYTCAPDVIEKKRGMQPFKTFRLGGDLTKVYDPSHEKGNKGS, from the coding sequence ATGCGAAATCCGAAACTCAAAAATCTGTTGGCACCGACGCTGCTGAGCCTGGCGATGTTCGCCGGGGCGACTCAGGCCGCCGCGCCACTGCGTCCACCGCAGGGCTACTTCGCGCCTGTGGATAAATTCAAGACCGGCGACAACAGCGAAGGCTGCGATGCCATGCCGGCGCCGTACACCGGGCCGCTGCAATTTCGCAGCAAATACGAAGGCTCGGACAAGGCGCGTTCGACGCTGAACGTGCAGTCGGAAAAAGCCTTTCGCGACACCACCAAAGACATCACCACGCTGGAACGCGGCACCGCCAAACGGGTGATGCAGTTCATGCGCGACGGTCGTCCGGAACAGCTCGACTGCACGCTGAACTGGCTGACCGCGTGGGCCAAGGCCAATGCGTTGATGTCGAAAGACTTCAACCACACCGGCAAGTCGATGCGCAAATGGGCGTTGGGCAGCATGGCCTCTTCGTACATTCGCCTGAAATTCTCCGACTCGCATCCGCTGGCGCAGCATCAGCAGGAAGCGCAGTTGATCGAGGCGTGGTTCAGCAAAATGGCCGATCAGGTGGTCAGCGACTGGGACAACCTGCCGCTGGAAAAAACCAACAACCATTCGTACTGGGCAGCCTGGTCGGTGATGGCGACCTCGGTCGCGACCAACCGCCGCGACCTGTTTGACTGGGCGGTGAAGGAATACAAGGTTGGCGTCAATCAAGTCGATGCCGACGGCTTCCTGCCAAACGAACTCAAGCGCCAGCAACGCGCCCTCGCCTATCACAACTACGCCCTGCCGCCGCTGGCGATGATCGCCAGTTTCGCCCAGGTCAACGGTGTTGATTTGCGTCAGGAGAACAACGGTGCGCTGAAGCGTCTCGGTGATCGGGTGTTGTCGGGGGTGAAAGACCCGGATGAATTCGAGAAGAAGAACGGCAAAGAGCAGGACATGACCGACTTGAAAGAGGACATGAAATTCGCCTGGCTCGAACCGTTCTGCACGCTCTACACCTGTGCGCCGGATGTCATCGAGAAGAAGCGCGGCATGCAGCCGTTCAAGACCTTCCGCCTGGGTGGCGACCTGACCAAGGTCTACGACCCGTCGCATGAGAAGGGCAACAAGGGTTCTTGA
- a CDS encoding alginate O-acetyltransferase, whose protein sequence is MHPHLIKLLSLSALTVGILAASNGARADEGAAATPPKFSAEPCCNLCPAAHDAKNYTTRYQQNFTTLVQAQGDWLFRTQEDLRTEFNTTPAGYKRLQQLHDAFKAKGVELVIVYQPTRGLVNRNKLNPQEKAAFDYEKALGNYKTMLGRFAKMGYVVPDLSPLTNESLPDTLPAHDFYFRGDQHWTPYGAQRTAKIVAEKVKQIPAFADVPKREFETKRSGRMGKTGTLHNMAGQLCGTSYAIQYMDQFTTEPKGEAGDGDLFGDSGNPQITLVGTSHSGKNYNFAGFLEEAIGADILNVAFPGGGLEGSMLQYLGSDEFQKTPPKILIWEFSPLYRLDQETIYRQMMSLLDNGCEGKDAQMSASTTLKPGGKQELLVNSKNLNLQNSSHQVDIRFADPSVKTLQATLWYMNGRHEDIKIEKPETSDTDGRFAFELRTDEDWATQNLLAVEVQGPEAGTAPQKVEAKICKRNVFPGAGQQTAQVGQ, encoded by the coding sequence ATGCACCCACACTTGATCAAATTACTCAGCCTGTCGGCCCTGACCGTGGGCATTCTCGCGGCCAGCAACGGCGCCCGCGCCGATGAAGGCGCCGCTGCCACGCCACCAAAGTTCAGCGCCGAACCGTGCTGCAACCTGTGCCCGGCGGCGCATGACGCGAAGAATTACACCACGCGTTATCAGCAGAACTTCACCACCCTGGTGCAGGCGCAAGGCGACTGGCTGTTCCGGACTCAGGAAGATTTGCGCACCGAATTCAACACCACCCCGGCCGGCTACAAACGCCTGCAACAGTTGCACGATGCGTTCAAGGCCAAAGGCGTTGAGTTGGTGATCGTCTATCAGCCGACCCGTGGCCTGGTGAACCGCAACAAGCTCAACCCGCAGGAAAAAGCCGCGTTCGATTACGAGAAAGCGCTGGGCAACTACAAGACCATGCTTGGCCGTTTCGCCAAGATGGGTTACGTGGTGCCGGACCTGTCGCCGCTGACCAACGAGTCGCTGCCGGACACCCTGCCCGCCCACGATTTCTACTTCCGTGGCGACCAGCACTGGACGCCATACGGTGCGCAGCGCACGGCGAAAATCGTCGCCGAGAAGGTCAAGCAGATCCCGGCCTTCGCCGACGTGCCCAAGCGTGAATTCGAGACCAAGCGCTCCGGGCGCATGGGTAAGACCGGCACCCTGCACAACATGGCCGGGCAATTGTGCGGCACCAGTTACGCGATCCAGTACATGGATCAGTTCACCACCGAGCCGAAAGGCGAGGCCGGTGATGGCGACCTGTTCGGTGATTCCGGCAACCCGCAAATCACCCTCGTCGGTACGTCGCACAGCGGCAAGAACTACAACTTCGCCGGCTTCCTCGAAGAAGCCATCGGCGCCGACATTCTCAACGTCGCGTTCCCCGGCGGTGGTCTGGAAGGTTCGATGCTGCAGTACCTCGGCAGCGACGAATTCCAGAAGACCCCGCCGAAAATTCTCATCTGGGAATTCTCGCCGCTGTATCGCCTCGATCAGGAGACCATCTATCGCCAGATGATGTCCCTGCTCGACAACGGCTGCGAAGGCAAAGACGCACAGATGTCCGCGAGCACCACGCTCAAGCCGGGCGGCAAACAAGAACTGCTGGTCAACAGCAAGAACCTGAACCTGCAAAACAGCAGCCATCAGGTCGACATCCGCTTCGCCGACCCTTCGGTGAAAACCCTGCAAGCCACCCTCTGGTACATGAACGGTCGCCACGAGGACATCAAGATCGAGAAACCGGAAACCTCCGACACCGACGGTCGTTTCGCCTTTGAGTTGCGCACGGACGAAGACTGGGCCACGCAGAACCTGCTGGCGGTCGAAGTTCAGGGCCCGGAAGCGGGCACCGCGCCGCAAAAAGTCGAAGCGAAAATCTGCAAACGCAACGTATTCCCGGGCGCTGGGCAACAAACCGCTCAGGTCGGGCAATGA
- the algG gene encoding mannuronan 5-epimerase AlgG, translated as MISTRIGSLSLLAGAMLLASAGAFANVEPAKPATTAKELQQAKTYTVSSAPTEALNLAAPKLPDLSGFTAEAAAAKIVRSKPGKISVRRMMQEDALKDFIGGDNKMAEWVVRQHGIPQAIFVDDGYMNLKDLAQKLPKQYFSETAPGVYLSKLPIVVGRKGILEIDGQTQELRLSQEAGAFMVNDGQLFVRDTKVTGWREKENGPATFRSPKEFRPFLLAWGGTETYIVNSKMASFGYANSKSYGVSISQYTPNMAKVLKRPEPTGWIVGSEFSDMWYGFYCYETRDFVVKGNTYKDNIVYGIDPHDRSHGLIIAENTVHGTKKKHGIIISREVNDSFIFNNKSYDNHLSGLVIDRNSVNNIIAYNEIYKNHTDGITLYESADNLLWGNKVISNKRHGIRIRNSVNIRLYENVAMANGLTGVYGHIKDLSDTDRDIKLDPFDAQVSLIVVGGELAANGSGPLSIDSPLSVELYRVSMLAPTKSSGISFNGILGERQDEILDLLVRQQKAVLIDPVERQTEMQD; from the coding sequence ATGATCAGCACCAGGATAGGCTCACTCAGCCTGCTGGCCGGCGCGATGCTGCTGGCCAGCGCTGGCGCCTTCGCCAACGTGGAGCCGGCAAAGCCTGCGACCACGGCCAAGGAGCTGCAACAAGCCAAGACCTACACCGTCAGCAGCGCACCCACCGAGGCGCTGAATCTGGCCGCGCCGAAACTGCCCGACCTTTCCGGCTTCACCGCCGAGGCCGCTGCGGCGAAAATCGTCCGCAGCAAACCGGGCAAGATCAGCGTGCGCCGGATGATGCAGGAAGACGCACTGAAGGACTTCATCGGCGGCGACAACAAGATGGCCGAATGGGTGGTGCGTCAGCACGGCATCCCGCAGGCGATCTTCGTCGACGACGGCTACATGAACCTCAAGGATCTGGCGCAGAAACTGCCCAAGCAGTACTTCAGCGAGACCGCGCCGGGCGTGTACCTGTCGAAGCTGCCGATCGTCGTTGGACGTAAAGGCATCCTCGAAATCGACGGCCAGACCCAAGAGCTGCGCCTGTCACAAGAGGCCGGTGCGTTCATGGTCAACGACGGCCAGTTGTTCGTACGTGACACCAAAGTCACCGGCTGGCGCGAAAAGGAAAACGGCCCGGCGACCTTCCGCTCGCCGAAGGAATTCCGTCCGTTCCTGCTCGCCTGGGGTGGCACCGAGACCTACATCGTCAACAGCAAGATGGCCAGCTTCGGCTACGCCAACAGTAAGTCTTACGGCGTAAGTATTTCCCAGTACACGCCGAACATGGCCAAGGTGCTCAAGCGCCCTGAACCGACTGGCTGGATCGTCGGTTCCGAGTTCTCCGACATGTGGTACGGCTTCTACTGCTACGAGACCCGCGACTTCGTGGTCAAGGGCAACACCTACAAAGACAACATCGTCTACGGCATCGACCCGCACGACCGTTCCCACGGCCTGATCATTGCCGAGAACACTGTGCACGGTACGAAGAAGAAGCACGGGATCATTATTTCCCGTGAGGTCAACGACAGCTTCATCTTCAACAACAAGAGCTATGACAACCATCTCTCGGGCCTGGTGATCGACCGTAACAGCGTCAACAACATCATTGCCTACAACGAGATCTACAAGAACCACACCGACGGCATCACCCTCTACGAGTCCGCCGACAACCTGCTGTGGGGCAACAAGGTCATCAGCAACAAGCGCCACGGCATCCGTATTCGTAACAGCGTGAACATCCGCCTCTACGAAAACGTCGCCATGGCCAACGGTTTGACCGGCGTCTACGGCCACATCAAGGATCTAAGCGACACCGACCGTGACATCAAGCTCGATCCGTTCGATGCCCAGGTGTCGCTGATTGTCGTTGGCGGTGAACTGGCGGCCAACGGCAGCGGCCCGCTGTCGATCGATTCGCCTTTGAGTGTCGAGCTGTATCGCGTGTCGATGCTGGCGCCGACCAAATCCAGCGGCATCAGCTTCAACGGCATCCTCGGCGAGCGCCAGGATGAAATTCTCGATCTGCTGGTGCGCCAGCAGAAAGCCGTGCTGATCGACCCTGTCGAACGCCAGACCGAAATGCAGGACTGA